One segment of Mycolicibacterium baixiangningiae DNA contains the following:
- a CDS encoding AraC family transcriptional regulator, translating to MESEVLYVSSRDPAVIGSRDPVAGVIGLLRPRTVVPAPLHAASPWAVRFDPFPHVRLGVVVDGQCWLSLDGFEPVLLDEGDFFLLGHPPPYTLSSSRDEILARPATTLPRNTIGRGFRIGTEADEDSYTCGVDFTFDASDTSMLIDVLPRVVHVRADDPSGPLFMNLASLLVFEIESHSVGRSLVLEHLAQIILVHMLRAHADNTEQPSGWLAALADDGVGAALRAIHADVSRRWTLAELAEIGQMSRSAFAAAFKARVGAPPLTYLIKWRMTLARDALRNGGWSNSELAAATGYESESAFSTAFRREVGSSPRHYRNALRQTGEAVAECRGWPRPT from the coding sequence ATGGAGTCCGAAGTTCTTTATGTATCGTCCAGGGATCCCGCTGTGATCGGTTCACGCGATCCGGTAGCCGGCGTCATAGGACTGCTCCGTCCACGCACGGTTGTGCCCGCACCGCTGCACGCTGCCAGTCCGTGGGCGGTGCGGTTTGACCCTTTCCCGCACGTCAGACTCGGCGTTGTCGTCGACGGCCAGTGCTGGTTAAGCCTCGACGGCTTTGAGCCGGTCCTGTTGGACGAAGGGGACTTTTTCCTGCTCGGTCACCCTCCGCCCTACACGCTGAGCAGCTCGCGCGACGAAATTTTGGCACGCCCGGCCACCACGCTGCCGCGGAACACGATCGGCAGAGGGTTTCGCATCGGAACCGAGGCAGACGAGGACTCCTATACGTGCGGTGTCGACTTCACGTTCGACGCCAGCGACACCTCGATGCTGATCGATGTGCTTCCGCGGGTAGTCCATGTCCGGGCCGACGATCCGAGCGGACCGCTGTTCATGAACCTCGCCTCGCTGCTGGTTTTCGAGATCGAATCGCACAGTGTCGGAAGATCTCTCGTGCTGGAGCACCTTGCGCAGATCATTCTCGTCCACATGCTGCGGGCACATGCTGACAACACCGAACAACCCAGCGGCTGGCTCGCAGCGCTGGCCGACGATGGCGTCGGGGCGGCGTTGCGGGCGATACACGCCGACGTAAGCCGCCGATGGACGCTCGCCGAACTTGCTGAGATCGGTCAAATGTCACGTTCAGCGTTCGCCGCGGCGTTCAAGGCCAGGGTGGGTGCACCTCCGTTGACATACTTGATCAAGTGGCGAATGACCCTGGCTCGAGACGCCCTGCGCAACGGCGGTTGGTCGAACTCTGAGCTAGCAGCTGCAACGGGTTATGAGTCTGAAAGCGCCTTCAGCACAGCGTTCCGGCGTGAAGTCGGGTCCTCGCCCCGGCACTACCGCAACGCGCTGCGACAAACGGGTGAAGCAGTGGCCGAGTGTCGAGGATGGCCACGACCGACATGA
- a CDS encoding MarR family winged helix-turn-helix transcriptional regulator has product MTDYTAIRQHAVKSGEPTCVAFSELIDQIGRLANVIEAVGNGLARPSGQSLARWQVLAAVDTQPAPVSGIAERLGHSRQSVQRIADLLVDDELALYRPNPAHRRAKMLEITPAGLTALHRMQALFDQLAQRTSAGLEPEHLDLARHTLIELRQRLEAELPHLPRS; this is encoded by the coding sequence ATGACAGACTATACCGCTATACGACAGCATGCTGTCAAATCTGGTGAGCCAACGTGCGTAGCCTTCTCAGAACTCATTGATCAAATCGGCAGGTTGGCGAACGTCATCGAGGCAGTTGGTAATGGTCTCGCGCGGCCCAGTGGTCAGAGTTTGGCCCGCTGGCAGGTTCTCGCGGCCGTCGACACCCAGCCAGCCCCGGTCTCCGGCATCGCCGAACGCCTCGGACACAGCCGGCAAAGCGTCCAGCGCATTGCCGACCTCCTCGTCGATGATGAATTAGCTCTCTACCGTCCCAATCCGGCGCATAGAAGGGCCAAGATGCTCGAGATCACGCCCGCCGGACTAACGGCACTGCATCGGATGCAAGCATTGTTCGACCAACTCGCGCAGCGGACTAGCGCAGGTCTGGAACCTGAACACCTCGATCTCGCCCGCCACACCCTCATCGAACTTCGTCAACGCCTCGAGGCGGAGCTGCCCCACCTCCCTAGAAGCTGA
- a CDS encoding LLM class flavin-dependent oxidoreductase, with amino-acid sequence MHIGIGLPNQVRNVAASVIPRWAADAERAGFATLATIGRYAYPGVVDTVALAAAAGATRTINLLTAVLLAPTWPAALLAKEIAGIDGVSGGRLTLGVGLGSREEEFVTPGLGLAARGKRLESDLGTYRDLWRGEGSNPVVPVGTRQVPVLIGGYSARTMSRMVRWGDGYIGGALPLNMTAPAFTEAKRAWREAGRPGKPKLVVLAYFALGNTELGWANVRHFYQQAPDHIASSVVVCTSHSTVRELIDQYTQLDVDEIIFIPGTDNLDEVSRLADAIGSDLESAALDTDTA; translated from the coding sequence GTGCACATCGGCATTGGACTCCCAAACCAGGTTCGCAACGTCGCCGCGTCCGTCATTCCGCGCTGGGCCGCGGACGCCGAACGTGCAGGGTTCGCGACGCTCGCCACCATCGGGCGGTACGCGTATCCCGGGGTGGTGGACACGGTGGCACTTGCGGCTGCCGCGGGCGCGACGAGGACGATCAATCTTCTGACTGCGGTTCTGCTCGCCCCGACCTGGCCTGCGGCATTGCTGGCAAAAGAGATCGCCGGCATCGACGGTGTATCGGGCGGCCGACTGACCCTCGGCGTAGGCTTGGGCTCCCGCGAAGAAGAATTCGTTACGCCCGGATTGGGGCTTGCCGCGCGCGGCAAACGATTGGAATCAGACCTTGGAACCTACCGCGATTTGTGGAGGGGAGAGGGATCGAATCCCGTTGTGCCCGTTGGCACGCGACAGGTTCCCGTGCTGATCGGTGGATATTCCGCGCGCACCATGTCTCGCATGGTGCGCTGGGGTGACGGCTACATCGGCGGTGCGCTGCCCCTGAACATGACAGCACCCGCCTTTACGGAGGCGAAGCGAGCCTGGCGGGAAGCGGGCCGCCCCGGTAAGCCGAAACTGGTGGTGCTGGCTTACTTCGCCCTGGGGAACACCGAGCTCGGTTGGGCAAACGTCAGGCATTTCTACCAGCAGGCGCCCGACCACATCGCCAGTAGCGTCGTCGTCTGCACGTCGCACTCAACAGTCAGAGAGCTGATTGATCAGTACACGCAACTCGATGTCGATGAAATCATCTTCATCCCCGGCACTGACAACCTCGACGAGGTCTCTCGCCTGGCGGACGCCATCGGAAGCGACCTTGAATCAGCCGCGTTGGATACCGACACCGCTTAA
- a CDS encoding MarR family winged helix-turn-helix transcriptional regulator: MGLLMRTSESYLDDLAASFADGLHRGTVLPLTVLHRIGPARVSELAEALGLDRTTVTRHLDELERRGLIDRRPDERDRRAMHISLTPKAATHLDSMRAKNRQRIKRMCSDWTPEERQTFATLLTKFAQHSHTRFLEEPEKDRRHAP; the protein is encoded by the coding sequence ATGGGGCTGCTGATGCGCACGTCCGAAAGCTACCTCGACGACCTCGCCGCCAGCTTTGCCGACGGTCTGCACCGTGGAACCGTGCTCCCACTCACGGTGCTGCACCGCATCGGTCCTGCCCGCGTATCCGAGCTCGCCGAGGCTCTCGGCCTGGACCGCACGACCGTCACGCGGCACCTCGATGAGTTGGAGCGTCGCGGGCTCATAGATCGCCGGCCAGACGAGCGCGATCGCCGTGCCATGCACATAAGCCTCACCCCAAAGGCCGCCACCCACCTCGACTCCATGCGAGCCAAGAACCGGCAACGCATCAAACGGATGTGCTCAGACTGGACACCTGAGGAACGCCAAACCTTCGCAACCCTGCTCACCAAATTTGCACAACACAGTCACACACGCTTCCTGGAAGAACCGGAGAAGGACCGCCGCCACGCCCCTTGA
- a CDS encoding DUF3159 domain-containing protein, translated as MRPTAPGDPATSEQLVLDRIGGPKGFVYSTIPVVVFVTGNLFLPLTATISIAVAVAVAITVFRLLSGERYTSAAGGLVGVAVAAGIVMLTDSAKNYFLVGIWACFAGFILTLVSVLARWPVTGIIWSFLHGGKYRWRGNRAVLRAHTLATLAAATVLGSRFVVQQWLYLADNTSALGLARVAMGMPLSALVILTAVWAFRRSRHHLIAEH; from the coding sequence ATGAGACCCACCGCCCCAGGCGATCCAGCCACCAGCGAACAACTCGTTCTTGACCGCATAGGGGGGCCGAAAGGTTTTGTGTACTCCACGATCCCGGTCGTCGTTTTCGTCACCGGCAACCTCTTTCTGCCACTGACTGCGACCATCAGCATCGCCGTCGCCGTCGCCGTCGCGATAACGGTGTTCCGGCTGCTGAGCGGCGAACGCTACACCTCCGCGGCCGGAGGTTTAGTTGGCGTTGCCGTGGCTGCGGGCATCGTGATGCTCACCGATTCGGCGAAAAACTACTTCCTCGTGGGTATCTGGGCGTGCTTCGCCGGTTTCATCCTCACCCTCGTCTCTGTGCTGGCCCGCTGGCCGGTCACCGGCATCATCTGGAGTTTCCTGCACGGCGGCAAATATCGCTGGCGCGGCAACCGCGCCGTCCTGCGCGCCCACACCCTCGCCACACTGGCCGCTGCCACGGTCCTCGGCTCCCGCTTCGTCGTCCAGCAATGGCTCTATCTCGCTGACAACACCAGCGCACTGGGGCTGGCCCGGGTCGCGATGGGGATGCCCCTCTCGGCCCTCGTCATACTCACCGCCGTCTGGGCCTTCCGCCGTAGCCGTCATCACCTCATCGCCGAACACTGA
- a CDS encoding cytochrome P450, protein MPTPPLHMQRIDFDPVQRISAVRESSGVTTILTPFGVPATLLTRYEDIKKALSDPAVFANGGLPGDPPGPSTVSVLDRSAARTGNLLVMNPPEHQVLRRMLTPAFTVHRMKKLKPRIAEIVESHLDAMEQCRPPVDLVSSFALPIPSLVICELLGVPYRDRESFQQRTARQLDISVGADERFALQMEGREYMRSLVSNVRSAPGEDILGMLVRDHGNELTDDEVVGVAGLLLLAGHETTSNMLSLGTLALLQRPDQLVAVREEPTALAPAVEELLRYLSIVHSGSPRITTTDVDIAGTLIPAGQLVVMSLPSGNRDPQYVDAPDELDIHRGAPGHLAFGHGIHHCLGAPLARLEMQIAFPALLRRFPELALAEPFSGIDFRPFNLVYGLRSLQVTW, encoded by the coding sequence ATGCCGACGCCGCCACTTCACATGCAGCGGATCGATTTCGACCCTGTCCAGCGAATTAGCGCGGTTCGTGAGTCTTCGGGCGTGACCACGATCCTGACACCGTTCGGTGTGCCGGCGACTCTGCTCACTCGTTACGAGGACATCAAGAAGGCGCTATCGGACCCGGCAGTTTTCGCCAATGGCGGACTGCCTGGTGACCCCCCGGGGCCGTCTACCGTCAGCGTCCTCGATCGCTCCGCGGCGCGCACTGGAAACCTCCTGGTCATGAACCCACCCGAACACCAAGTCCTGCGCCGGATGCTCACCCCAGCGTTCACAGTGCATCGGATGAAGAAACTGAAACCCCGAATCGCTGAGATCGTCGAGTCCCACCTCGATGCAATGGAACAATGCAGGCCGCCTGTCGATCTGGTGAGTTCTTTCGCGTTACCGATCCCATCTTTGGTAATTTGCGAGCTGCTCGGTGTTCCCTACCGCGATCGGGAGAGTTTCCAGCAGCGAACCGCCCGGCAGCTCGATATCTCTGTTGGCGCGGACGAGCGGTTCGCCCTGCAGATGGAGGGCCGGGAGTACATGCGCTCCTTGGTGAGCAACGTTCGTAGCGCGCCGGGCGAAGATATCCTTGGCATGTTGGTCCGCGACCACGGCAACGAACTCACCGACGACGAAGTCGTTGGGGTCGCCGGGCTGTTATTGCTGGCCGGCCACGAAACCACATCAAACATGCTGAGCCTGGGCACGCTTGCGCTCCTGCAGCGCCCCGACCAGCTCGTTGCCGTGCGGGAGGAACCCACCGCTCTCGCGCCAGCGGTTGAGGAGTTGTTGCGGTATCTCTCGATCGTGCACAGCGGCAGCCCACGAATCACCACTACCGATGTCGATATCGCCGGTACCTTGATACCGGCTGGGCAGCTCGTGGTGATGTCACTGCCGTCAGGAAACCGGGATCCGCAGTACGTCGACGCGCCTGACGAACTCGACATCCATCGCGGCGCCCCAGGCCACCTCGCCTTCGGCCACGGCATCCATCATTGCCTCGGTGCGCCGCTGGCCCGGCTGGAGATGCAGATCGCGTTTCCCGCATTACTTCGTCGCTTCCCCGAACTAGCACTTGCAGAGCCGTTCTCCGGCATCGACTTCCGCCCATTCAATCTTGTCTACGGACTACGTTCACTGCAGGTCACATGGTAG
- a CDS encoding PTS ascorbate transporter subunit IIC, with protein MNWLVSIAEFLVNEILAVPAFLIGIITAVGLIALRRSSGQVIGGALKATLGFLLINAGAGLVVSSLEPLGVMIQGAAGTQGVVPTNEAIVGIAQDEYGAQVAWLMILGFAVSLLLARFTPLHYVFLTGHHALFMATLLTIVLATAGLETAAVILLGGFLLGVVMVSLPAISQPWTKRITGDDSIAIGHFGTIGYIASGITGRFVGGKKSQSTEDLKLPESLRFLRDSMVATALSMVLMYLAVSLLYMARAGQETAFAAYADDTGAGAAVDVGNFLMMGVTQGLGFGVAVAVILFGVRTILGELVPAFQGIAERVVPGAVPALDAPIVFPYAQNAVLIGFISSFVAGLVGLAVLSVWLGPAFGWVLVLPGLVPHFFTGGAAGVYGNATGGRRGAVAGGFVNGLLITFLPALLVRVLGSFGEENTTFGDADFGWYGILLGNAAKLGPVWGMVTMLLIGVLLLGLAILVQKRLVDTNWDPSPGRPAPVAAGSGATTTAPTGGRSYPKIPPPAGAPPPPPPPQA; from the coding sequence ATGAACTGGCTGGTCAGTATCGCCGAGTTCCTGGTCAATGAGATTCTCGCGGTCCCAGCCTTCCTGATCGGCATCATCACCGCTGTCGGCCTGATCGCACTGCGCAGGTCCTCAGGACAGGTGATCGGCGGCGCACTCAAGGCCACCCTGGGTTTCCTGTTGATCAACGCCGGAGCGGGACTGGTGGTCAGTTCACTGGAGCCCCTGGGCGTGATGATCCAGGGGGCCGCGGGCACCCAGGGCGTGGTGCCGACCAACGAGGCCATCGTCGGTATCGCGCAGGACGAGTACGGGGCGCAGGTGGCCTGGCTGATGATCCTGGGGTTCGCCGTCAGCCTGTTGCTGGCCCGGTTCACGCCACTGCACTACGTGTTCCTCACCGGTCACCATGCGCTGTTCATGGCGACTCTGTTGACCATTGTGCTGGCCACCGCGGGGTTGGAAACGGCGGCCGTCATCCTTCTCGGCGGCTTCCTGCTCGGGGTGGTGATGGTGTCGCTACCGGCGATCTCGCAACCCTGGACCAAGCGCATCACCGGTGACGACAGCATCGCCATCGGCCACTTCGGCACCATAGGTTATATAGCTTCGGGCATCACGGGCCGGTTTGTCGGCGGGAAGAAGAGTCAGTCCACCGAAGATCTCAAACTGCCCGAATCTCTGCGCTTCCTTCGTGATTCGATGGTCGCCACCGCTTTGTCGATGGTGTTGATGTATCTCGCAGTCTCGCTGCTGTATATGGCCAGAGCCGGTCAGGAGACCGCATTCGCCGCATACGCCGACGACACCGGCGCCGGTGCCGCCGTGGATGTCGGCAACTTCTTGATGATGGGCGTGACCCAGGGGCTCGGCTTCGGCGTGGCCGTTGCGGTGATCCTGTTCGGCGTGCGCACCATCCTGGGCGAACTGGTACCGGCGTTCCAGGGAATTGCCGAGCGGGTGGTGCCGGGCGCGGTGCCCGCCCTCGACGCACCGATCGTGTTCCCCTATGCACAGAACGCGGTACTCATCGGATTCATCTCGAGCTTCGTCGCCGGTCTGGTGGGCCTGGCAGTGCTGTCGGTGTGGCTCGGTCCCGCGTTCGGTTGGGTGCTCGTGCTCCCCGGCCTCGTGCCGCACTTCTTCACCGGCGGCGCTGCGGGGGTGTACGGAAATGCCACCGGCGGTAGACGGGGCGCGGTCGCCGGTGGGTTCGTCAACGGGCTGTTGATCACGTTCCTGCCGGCATTGCTGGTGCGGGTGCTCGGGTCTTTCGGCGAAGAGAACACCACCTTTGGCGACGCCGACTTCGGTTGGTACGGAATTCTTTTGGGCAACGCCGCCAAGCTCGGCCCCGTGTGGGGCATGGTGACGATGCTGCTCATCGGCGTCCTACTGCTCGGGCTGGCGATCCTGGTGCAGAAGCGTCTGGTGGACACCAACTGGGACCCGTCACCGGGCCGCCCTGCCCCGGTTGCCGCCGGTAGTGGGGCCACCACGACTGCACCGACCGGCGGGCGCAGCTATCCCAAGATTCCGCCGCCGGCGGGCGCGCCTCCACCCCCACCGCCGCCGCAAGCCTGA
- a CDS encoding PTS sugar transporter subunit IIA: MAELVDLLSEERIALDVAADSWPAAIKAAGLLLERAGIADAAYTDSMIANVEANGPYIVVAPGFAFAHARSSSAVHRTGMSWVRLAHPVDFGHKTNDPVTLVVALAATDAKAHTAAMAQLAKVLGDPVRRTALDNAATPAEVLDALGGKKSPSQTSPSQTSAAQTSAAQPTTNTNNLILTVCGNGLGTSLFLKNTLEQVLQTWGWERFINVEATDTISAKGKAKSADLILTSGEIARTLGDVGVPVKVIDNFTSTAEVDSALRDSYDV; the protein is encoded by the coding sequence ATGGCGGAGTTGGTCGATCTGCTATCCGAAGAACGGATTGCCCTGGACGTCGCCGCCGACAGCTGGCCGGCGGCGATCAAGGCCGCTGGTCTACTGCTGGAACGGGCGGGCATCGCCGATGCCGCCTACACCGACTCGATGATCGCGAACGTCGAGGCCAACGGGCCCTACATCGTCGTAGCTCCGGGATTCGCATTCGCACACGCCCGGTCCTCGTCGGCGGTGCACCGCACCGGGATGTCGTGGGTGCGCCTCGCTCATCCAGTTGATTTCGGCCACAAGACAAATGACCCGGTGACACTGGTGGTGGCATTGGCCGCAACCGATGCCAAGGCCCACACGGCCGCGATGGCGCAACTGGCCAAGGTGCTCGGCGATCCGGTCCGACGCACGGCGCTGGACAACGCAGCCACCCCCGCCGAGGTGTTGGATGCGCTCGGCGGCAAGAAGTCCCCTTCCCAAACGTCCCCTTCCCAAACATCCGCTGCTCAGACGTCGGCTGCCCAGCCGACCACCAACACCAACAACCTCATCCTCACGGTGTGCGGAAACGGATTGGGTACCAGCCTGTTTCTGAAAAACACCCTCGAGCAGGTGTTGCAAACCTGGGGCTGGGAAAGATTCATCAACGTCGAAGCCACCGACACCATCTCGGCGAAGGGCAAAGCCAAGAGTGCCGACCTGATCCTGACCTCCGGTGAGATCGCCCGGACCCTTGGTGATGTCGGGGTGCCCGTCAAGGTGATCGACAACTTCACCTCCACTGCCGAGGTCGACAGCGCACTGCGCGACTCATACGACGTCTAG
- a CDS encoding nuclear transport factor 2 family protein, producing the protein MNKDANMVDTNSAAADAALAVWLEMWNTDGEIAGRICTDDFRIHFLNSDTDGSNPGDDVLGAESFARFLDLYRELHPGTVFTEVARAVDGAHGRMLWNVRAGEVAAGGVDVFDFTEDGLVREVWSVGGTRTHLT; encoded by the coding sequence ATGAACAAAGACGCGAACATGGTGGATACAAACTCGGCTGCTGCGGATGCGGCGCTCGCGGTGTGGCTGGAGATGTGGAACACGGACGGTGAGATCGCGGGTCGGATCTGCACCGACGACTTCCGGATTCATTTCCTGAACTCCGATACGGATGGGTCGAACCCGGGCGACGACGTGCTGGGCGCGGAGAGTTTCGCTCGGTTCCTGGATTTGTATCGCGAGCTGCATCCGGGAACGGTGTTCACCGAAGTCGCGCGGGCCGTGGACGGCGCGCACGGGCGGATGCTATGGAACGTCCGGGCTGGAGAGGTTGCTGCGGGCGGGGTCGATGTCTTCGACTTCACCGAGGATGGGCTGGTCCGCGAGGTGTGGTCGGTGGGCGGGACGCGCACGCACCTCACCTGA
- a CDS encoding helix-turn-helix transcriptional regulator → MFVIDSQLPSEAAISLIPEAIAARRVVRVDYASEDGETHTVRDVEAMGLLRGGDAWLFVGWCRLREGIRGFHLDRIRHLEITEEVFPERDPAVVDADLSRWRTRRLG, encoded by the coding sequence ATGTTCGTCATCGACTCCCAGTTGCCGTCCGAGGCGGCGATCTCGCTGATTCCCGAGGCGATCGCCGCACGCCGGGTCGTGCGGGTGGACTACGCCTCCGAGGACGGCGAGACCCACACCGTCCGTGACGTGGAGGCGATGGGTCTGCTGCGCGGAGGTGATGCGTGGCTGTTCGTGGGATGGTGTCGGCTGCGCGAAGGCATCCGCGGATTTCACCTCGACCGCATCCGGCACCTGGAGATCACCGAAGAGGTCTTTCCCGAACGGGATCCTGCGGTGGTCGACGCGGATCTGTCGCGGTGGCGCACGCGGCGGCTCGGGTGA
- a CDS encoding YaeQ family protein — protein sequence MALSATVFKVELGVSDVDHGYYADHALTVARHPSETDERMVVRLLAFGLRAHRLSDVDGELAFGAGLSTPGVPDLRLADYTGRILEWVNVGQPDERALGKAASQADQVVLFPFAAGVATWWRTVGPKVAGLPNLSVVQIPHEPVQQLAQTVDRRVAAQVMVMEGQVTMTVGGVDVTFTPEPLK from the coding sequence GTGGCCCTTTCTGCAACAGTGTTCAAAGTCGAACTTGGCGTCTCCGATGTCGATCACGGTTACTACGCCGATCACGCGCTGACCGTGGCCCGTCATCCTAGTGAGACCGATGAGCGGATGGTGGTGCGGTTGTTGGCGTTTGGGCTGCGCGCACACCGGCTCAGCGACGTCGACGGTGAGTTGGCGTTCGGGGCGGGCCTGTCCACCCCTGGCGTACCGGACTTGCGGCTCGCGGACTACACGGGCCGGATCCTGGAGTGGGTCAACGTTGGCCAGCCCGACGAACGCGCCTTGGGCAAGGCGGCCAGCCAGGCCGACCAGGTGGTGCTGTTCCCGTTCGCCGCCGGCGTAGCCACCTGGTGGCGCACCGTGGGACCCAAAGTGGCGGGGCTGCCGAACCTGTCTGTGGTGCAGATACCGCATGAGCCGGTGCAGCAGCTGGCTCAGACTGTCGATCGACGGGTCGCGGCGCAGGTGATGGTGATGGAAGGTCAGGTGACGATGACCGTGGGCGGTGTCGACGTCACCTTCACGCCCGAGCCATTGAAGTGA
- a CDS encoding FixH family protein, which yields MSRQRFLVIAAIAAAVVGAGIWFLWPKSMEDSAATVTAGPYRVQLIGEPPKVGISPATVEITGNGGQPPTPDSVTFEPVMPQMGHATTPVAAVAQGDGRYRADVDLSMAGQWDITVRIAASGQVQEAVLSVTTNG from the coding sequence GTGAGTCGCCAGCGCTTTCTTGTCATCGCCGCGATCGCCGCCGCCGTCGTCGGCGCCGGAATCTGGTTTCTGTGGCCGAAATCGATGGAGGATAGCGCGGCCACCGTGACGGCAGGACCGTACCGTGTGCAGCTGATCGGCGAGCCGCCGAAGGTCGGAATCAGCCCTGCCACCGTCGAGATAACCGGCAACGGGGGCCAGCCACCCACACCGGACTCAGTCACCTTCGAACCCGTGATGCCCCAAATGGGCCATGCCACAACACCTGTGGCTGCCGTGGCCCAAGGCGACGGTCGGTACCGTGCCGACGTCGATCTGTCCATGGCCGGGCAATGGGACATCACGGTCCGCATTGCCGCGAGCGGCCAAGTACAAGAAGCAGTTCTGAGCGTCACCACCAACGGCTAG
- a CDS encoding SDR family NAD(P)-dependent oxidoreductase, with amino-acid sequence MTSAGALIVVGAGPSVGAATARRFAAEGYPVGLIARDPDRLSDLGHSLSADRVTVATAAADVTDTSALEGALVEIADQLGDVDTMLFSPRPSLEWIKPVLETTGEDVAAALALNVVAAANAVRAVVGPMIARGTGTLLFTTGGAVLEPHRDRAVSGIAYAAESVWVRMLHDALAPKGVLAAQLTIVGGIGPDQRHHPAVVAEQLWQLRTDRDRQLMILR; translated from the coding sequence ATGACGAGCGCCGGCGCACTGATTGTTGTCGGCGCGGGGCCGAGCGTCGGGGCGGCTACCGCTCGGCGGTTTGCCGCAGAGGGATATCCGGTCGGTCTCATCGCGCGTGATCCGGATCGTCTGTCAGACCTCGGGCACAGCCTTTCAGCCGACAGGGTGACCGTTGCGACGGCGGCAGCCGACGTGACCGACACATCTGCACTCGAAGGTGCGCTCGTCGAAATCGCCGATCAACTCGGTGACGTGGACACCATGCTCTTCAGTCCACGCCCGAGCTTGGAGTGGATCAAGCCCGTGCTCGAGACCACGGGCGAGGACGTTGCGGCCGCACTCGCACTGAACGTCGTCGCAGCCGCCAATGCCGTTCGTGCCGTGGTGGGCCCGATGATTGCACGCGGCACCGGCACCTTGCTGTTCACCACCGGAGGAGCGGTGCTCGAGCCGCACCGTGACCGTGCCGTATCGGGTATCGCCTACGCCGCAGAGTCAGTGTGGGTGCGCATGTTGCACGATGCGCTCGCACCGAAAGGCGTTCTGGCAGCGCAGCTGACCATCGTGGGCGGCATCGGCCCCGATCAACGTCACCATCCCGCGGTGGTTGCCGAACAGCTGTGGCAACTCCGGACCGACAGGGACCGACAGTTGATGATTCTGCGCTGA
- a CDS encoding oxidoreductase yields MKGVTSPNDSSTPVWLITGCSSGLGHALATHALQRGDRVAVTARDRDTVTALAHAHGDRALPLALDVTDPESVAAAVTETRNVFGHIDFLVNNAGYGYLSAIEEGEDAAVRQLFDTNVHGVTTMMKAVLPGMRARRSGRILNVSSFGGLAAFPATGYYHATKFALEGLSESLAAELSPLGIHVTIIEPGGMRTQWAGASMQQSPIRIPDYDDTAGKRRHSTLAVSGNQPGDPARAAAAIAAIVDSPNPPLRLLLGSDALGGIRARLDRLRAEIDTNEALTISTDRQSA; encoded by the coding sequence ATGAAAGGCGTGACATCACCGAATGATTCATCTACACCCGTCTGGCTCATCACCGGCTGTTCCAGCGGCCTGGGCCATGCCCTAGCCACGCACGCCCTCCAACGCGGCGACCGCGTGGCGGTGACCGCCCGAGACCGCGACACCGTCACCGCACTGGCCCACGCCCACGGCGACCGCGCACTACCCCTGGCGCTCGACGTCACCGATCCAGAGTCGGTTGCCGCCGCAGTGACCGAGACCCGAAACGTGTTCGGGCACATCGATTTCCTGGTGAACAACGCCGGCTACGGATACCTGTCAGCCATCGAAGAGGGCGAGGACGCCGCCGTGCGCCAACTCTTCGACACCAACGTGCACGGAGTCACCACCATGATGAAAGCAGTGCTGCCCGGCATGCGGGCACGCCGCAGCGGCCGCATCCTCAACGTGTCCTCGTTCGGCGGCCTCGCCGCCTTTCCGGCCACCGGCTACTACCACGCCACCAAGTTCGCTCTCGAAGGTCTCTCGGAATCCCTCGCCGCCGAGCTCTCCCCCCTCGGCATACATGTCACCATCATCGAACCAGGCGGGATGCGCACCCAGTGGGCCGGCGCATCCATGCAGCAATCACCAATACGCATCCCTGACTACGACGACACGGCCGGCAAACGTCGACACAGCACGCTGGCAGTCTCCGGCAATCAACCCGGCGACCCCGCACGAGCCGCAGCAGCCATCGCCGCCATCGTCGACTCCCCCAACCCGCCACTACGCCTGTTACTGGGCTCCGATGCACTCGGCGGCATCCGCGCCCGCCTCGACCGCCTCCGCGCAGAAATCGACACCAACGAAGCACTCACCATCAGCACCGACAGACAATCCGCATGA